The genomic window GCGCGGAGCCGACAACCATGACATGCCAGGTGTAGGCGACGAGCAGCGCGACCGAGAGGACGGCGAGCAGCATCATCGGCAGCGCGAAATCGCGCCGGACGGTGAAGCCGAGGCTCTTGCCGGACCATACCGGCAGGCGGCTGATCAGCAGGAAGCCGATGAGCACGGTATAAGCGGAAGAGGCGAGCGCCACGCTGGAACCGCGTTGCATGCCGAGAAAGCCGAGATAGACCGGCAGAAGCATGATGATGGCGCCAAGCGGGGCAGGGACGCCGACGAAATATTCCCCCTGCCAGCTGGCCTTGCGCTTGCGGTCCGCCATCACGTTGAAGCGGGCAAGGCGCAGTGCTGCGGCAATGGCGTAAAGCAGGGCGGCGATCCAGCCGAGCGTGCCTCCGTCCTTCAGCAAATAGATGTAGGATACGAGCGCCGGCGCGATGCCGAAATTGACCACGTCGGCGAGCGAATCCATCTGCTCGCCGAATTTCGAGGTGGCCTTCAGAAGCCGTGCCAGCCGGCCGTCGATGCCATCCAGGAACGCCGCGACCAGCAGCATCGCCACGGCCTGGGGAAACTGGCCGACGATCGCGAGCCGGACGCCGGAAAGCCCGGCGCAAAGCGCAAGCACGGTCACCAGATTGGGAATGATCAGGCGGAGCGGTATTTCTCTCAGGCGCGGCCCCCGGCCGGATTTGTCCGTGCCGGGTTTGGGCCGCGCCGCGGGAACGCCGTTCTGCTCGGCCATCAGATGCTCCGTCCGACGACCGGAAGCGCGAAGCCGCCGAAGGCCGCCAGCACGGTTTCGCCCGCCGTCGCAATCTGCCCGACGGCGACGCGCGGGGTGGCGGTTGTCGGCAGATAGACGTCGAGCCTTGAGCCGAAGCGAATCAGGCCGAAGCGCTCGCCGGCATCGATGGCGTCGCCGGTTTCGGAAAAGCAGACGATCCGACGGGCGACGAGGCCCGCGATCTGCACCACGCCGATCGGGCCATGGGCGGTATCGAGCACCAGGCCATTGCGCTCATTGTCTTCGCTGGCCTTGTCGAGTTCGGCGTTGAGGAACTTGCCGGGCCGATAGTGAATGCCGGTGATGCGGCCGGCCATCGGCGCGCGGTTCACATGGCAGTTGAAAACGTTCATGAACACGCAGATGCGCAGCATCGGCTCCGCGCCGAGGCCCATTTCGGCCGGCGGTATTTCCTCGCTGATCGAGGAGACGCGGCCATCGGCCGGGCTGATGACGATATCATCGTCCTGGGGCACGACCCGGTCGGGATCGCGGAAGAAATAGGCGCACCAGAGCGTGGCGATGAGCCCGATCCAGAACAGCGGCTGGGCAATCCATCCAAGGATCAGGGTCGCCACCAGAAAGATCGCGACAAAGCGGTAACCTTCCTTGTGGATCGGCGCCATCGACTGCCGGATCGAATCGATAATGGTCATGGTTCCTCGCTTGATTGCCCGGGTTTTGAAAGGCGACAATACAGACTGGGCGCGGCCTTGGAAATATGGCCGTCCACTGCTTTTCGGGTCTGGACCTCAGTTGGCGGGATCGAGCCGCATGATCACGCCCATATCGTCGCTCTCGCGTACTTTGCGCAGGTGCTCCTCGGCAAGGGTCGCCTCGCGCTGACGCT from Martelella sp. NC20 includes these protein-coding regions:
- a CDS encoding CDP-alcohol phosphatidyltransferase family protein — protein: MAEQNGVPAARPKPGTDKSGRGPRLREIPLRLIIPNLVTVLALCAGLSGVRLAIVGQFPQAVAMLLVAAFLDGIDGRLARLLKATSKFGEQMDSLADVVNFGIAPALVSYIYLLKDGGTLGWIAALLYAIAAALRLARFNVMADRKRKASWQGEYFVGVPAPLGAIIMLLPVYLGFLGMQRGSSVALASSAYTVLIGFLLISRLPVWSGKSLGFTVRRDFALPMMLLAVLSVALLVAYTWHVMVVGSALYLASLPLGARAWHRKYGTLVMEDDAEEEDDSQPRKNRLDLDI
- a CDS encoding phosphatidylserine decarboxylase, translated to MKRGTMTIIDSIRQSMAPIHKEGYRFVAIFLVATLILGWIAQPLFWIGLIATLWCAYFFRDPDRVVPQDDDIVISPADGRVSSISEEIPPAEMGLGAEPMLRICVFMNVFNCHVNRAPMAGRITGIHYRPGKFLNAELDKASEDNERNGLVLDTAHGPIGVVQIAGLVARRIVCFSETGDAIDAGERFGLIRFGSRLDVYLPTTATPRVAVGQIATAGETVLAAFGGFALPVVGRSI